In Opitutaceae bacterium TAV5, one genomic interval encodes:
- a CDS encoding fibronectin, with the protein MHFPEIRTAFLSAVLPAFAVTVTPLSADAPLERFTSNDPYYIYYGAWTPSLLATVKADGYRLVIIEPKNITRPQVADLQNGADGLPGTADDIRVLGYISFGEDNRASIYERDVNGNFVYVDGHRVILPVPGGTGPRVDPRANPSTDPIASTLNPDGSASLGDPSPGGTGYASFYLDNPPFDGKPDFNGEFAGAYVNAGDPAWFAVLKTMTEASDGNCGLDEILTTTVGKGLGCDGIFIDTVDTCAPNSFSAALQFEWTAPGYRQLLQTVRATWPGKLLVQNRGTFFFNPEFEAYNFTTRPWIDLVMFESYFSDSNDFDTRSPYFLDSKYRTGLKLSAEADRADGFSVLSLGYLEPRAVRATLAIDGDVSDWPSAARLQVNGDTPDAGAINAVYAANDADYLYLRISTDPGTDLNTAGFNLYIDTDDIEDLDDVSADGYLPTGAENRIRSELLYQNGSLYSQDTGVFNLGLVGSASVASNLAQTEWEIRIPRALTHPATHSRYPNQPVFGPDGSHILLLLTLDTGSSTEFFPIINADGFEKNLGYRFEQAAGSVFDEDFVESQQIQGWSLYQTDKFLSLAPEPRAQLWNAGHPDTAAPAWSTTANSFVPRGSTTTEPPRVGIQALIPGDGSVTVRWDTASDQTRPVRYKIYHAPSASSPDTANLAAAPWQTTGPVHGTPPANYAWPVDLATAVANEYTVTGLDNGVAYTFVVRAIDGGSPALEDDNTVTLEATPLACSGSTRATLTIDGDFTDWPAAALVWSDPENDHGAAPSDLKAVWIANDDDYLYLRIDTWNAHDFHAHGNNLYFDTDLAPSGAGAGFDPWGAGLLRSELLMQGDALHSQKSGAFNDGFIATVGIAPYAVTATSWEWRIPRNITHPAAVGGGPVFTTGGFRLLVTSGGSLADETSYILNYTFADP; encoded by the coding sequence ATGCATTTTCCCGAAATCCGCACCGCCTTCCTCTCCGCCGTGCTGCCGGCCTTCGCCGTGACCGTCACTCCGCTGTCGGCCGACGCGCCGCTCGAACGCTTCACCTCCAACGACCCGTACTACATCTACTACGGTGCCTGGACGCCCTCGCTCCTCGCGACAGTCAAGGCCGACGGTTACCGGCTCGTCATCATCGAACCGAAGAACATCACCCGCCCCCAGGTCGCCGATCTGCAAAACGGCGCCGACGGCCTCCCCGGCACCGCCGACGACATCCGCGTGCTCGGCTACATCTCCTTCGGCGAGGACAACCGCGCCTCCATCTACGAGCGTGACGTCAACGGCAACTTCGTCTACGTGGACGGCCACCGCGTCATCCTCCCCGTGCCCGGCGGCACCGGCCCGCGCGTCGATCCCCGCGCCAATCCATCCACCGATCCCATCGCCAGCACCCTCAATCCCGACGGTTCCGCCTCCCTCGGCGATCCCTCCCCCGGCGGCACCGGATACGCGTCCTTCTACCTCGACAACCCTCCCTTCGACGGCAAGCCCGACTTCAACGGCGAGTTCGCCGGCGCCTACGTCAACGCCGGTGACCCCGCGTGGTTCGCCGTCCTCAAAACCATGACCGAGGCCTCCGACGGCAACTGCGGTCTCGACGAAATCCTCACCACCACGGTCGGCAAGGGTCTCGGTTGCGACGGCATCTTCATCGACACCGTCGACACCTGCGCCCCCAATTCCTTCAGTGCCGCCCTCCAGTTCGAGTGGACCGCTCCCGGCTACCGCCAGCTCCTGCAAACCGTCCGCGCCACGTGGCCGGGAAAACTGCTCGTGCAAAACCGCGGCACCTTTTTCTTCAATCCCGAATTCGAGGCGTACAACTTCACCACCCGCCCGTGGATCGACCTCGTCATGTTCGAAAGCTATTTTTCCGACAGCAACGACTTCGACACCCGCAGCCCCTACTTTCTCGACAGCAAATACCGCACCGGCCTGAAGCTCTCCGCCGAGGCCGACCGCGCCGACGGCTTTTCCGTGCTCTCTCTCGGCTACCTCGAACCCCGCGCCGTTCGCGCCACCCTCGCCATCGACGGCGATGTCTCCGACTGGCCTTCCGCCGCCCGCCTCCAGGTCAACGGCGACACCCCCGATGCCGGAGCGATCAACGCCGTTTACGCCGCCAACGATGCCGACTACCTCTACCTGCGCATCAGCACCGATCCCGGCACCGACCTCAACACCGCCGGCTTCAACCTCTATATCGATACCGACGACATCGAGGACCTCGACGACGTCTCCGCCGATGGTTACCTCCCCACCGGCGCAGAAAACCGCATCCGCTCCGAACTCCTCTACCAGAACGGCTCCCTCTACAGCCAGGATACCGGCGTCTTCAACCTCGGCCTCGTCGGCTCCGCTTCCGTCGCCTCCAATCTCGCGCAAACCGAATGGGAAATCCGCATCCCCCGCGCCCTCACCCACCCGGCCACCCATTCCCGTTATCCCAATCAACCCGTCTTCGGTCCCGACGGTTCCCATATCCTCCTGCTCCTCACCCTCGATACCGGCTCCTCCACCGAATTTTTCCCCATCATCAACGCCGACGGCTTCGAGAAAAATCTCGGCTACCGCTTCGAGCAGGCCGCCGGCTCCGTCTTCGACGAGGATTTTGTCGAGTCCCAACAAATCCAGGGCTGGTCGCTCTACCAGACCGACAAATTCCTCAGCCTCGCCCCCGAACCGCGGGCCCAGCTCTGGAACGCCGGCCACCCCGACACCGCCGCACCCGCCTGGAGCACCACCGCCAACAGCTTCGTGCCACGCGGCTCCACCACCACCGAACCCCCGCGCGTCGGCATCCAGGCCCTTATCCCCGGCGACGGTTCCGTCACCGTCCGCTGGGATACTGCCAGCGACCAGACCCGCCCCGTGCGTTACAAAATTTACCACGCACCCTCTGCTTCCTCTCCCGACACCGCCAACCTCGCGGCCGCGCCCTGGCAGACCACCGGCCCTGTCCACGGCACGCCGCCCGCCAACTATGCCTGGCCGGTAGATCTCGCCACCGCGGTCGCCAACGAATACACCGTCACCGGCCTCGACAACGGCGTCGCCTATACCTTCGTCGTCCGCGCGATCGACGGCGGCAGCCCCGCGCTCGAGGACGACAACACCGTCACGCTCGAAGCCACGCCCCTTGCCTGCAGCGGATCGACCCGGGCCACCCTCACCATCGACGGCGATTTCACCGACTGGCCCGCCGCCGCCCTGGTCTGGAGCGATCCGGAAAACGACCACGGCGCCGCGCCTTCCGACCTGAAAGCCGTGTGGATCGCCAACGACGACGACTACCTCTACCTGCGCATCGACACCTGGAACGCCCACGATTTTCACGCCCACGGCAACAACCTCTATTTCGACACCGACCTTGCTCCCTCCGGCGCCGGAGCAGGTTTCGATCCCTGGGGCGCCGGCCTGCTCCGCAGCGAACTGCTCATGCAGGGCGACGCGCTCCATTCCCAGAAATCCGGCGCGTTCAACGACGGCTTCATCGCCACCGTCGGCATCGCCCCCTACGCGGTGACCGCCACGAGCTGGGAGTGGCGTATCCCGCGCAACATTACTCATCCCGCCGCCGTCGGCGGAGGCCCCGTGTTCACGACCGGTGGTTTCCGCCTGCTCGTGACCAGCGGCGGCAGCCTCGCCGACGAAACGTCCTACATTTTAAACTACACCTTCGCCGATCCCTGA
- a CDS encoding fibronectin, with product MKQSSSPALLALGLSVVALVSSAPAAAPVERFTSSDTYYIYYGGWDAGLVATVKANGYKIVVVEPKNITRTLVADLQNGADGLPGTADDIRVLGYISFGEDNRASIYERDVNGDFVYVDGHRVIKPVPGGTGPRVDPRVNPSTDPIASTLNPDGSASLGDPSPGGTGYASFYLDNPPFDGKPDFNGEFAGAYVNAGDPAWFDVLKAMTEASDGNCGLDEILTTTVGKGLGCDGIFIDTIDTCAPNSFSPVTQFEWTAPGYRQLLQTVRGAYPDKFLLQNRGTFFFRTDVEAYNFTTRPFIDGVFFESYFSDSNDFDTRSPYFNDNKYNVGLKLSAEADRADGFSVLSLGYLEPRAVRATLAIDGDVSDWPSESRLQVNGASPDAGAIKAVYAANDADYLYLRISTDPGTDLNTAGFNLYIDTDDIEDFDDVSAEGYLPTGAENRIRSELLYQNGSLYSQDTGVFNLGLVGSASVASDLAQTEWEIRIPRALTHPATHSRYPNQPVFGPDGSHILLLLTLDTGSSTEYFPIINADGFEKNLGYRFEQAAGSVFDEDFVESQQIQGWLLYQTDKFLSFAPNTRTAAWNTAHPDTAAPVWSTTANGFTPREATTFEPPRVGIQAALPGDGSVTVQWDTANDQTRPVRYKIYYAPSASSPSTADLTVAPWQNTGYVTGTPPADYSYPRNAATSYANEYTVTGLDNGVAYTFVVRAADSATPVHEEANTVTLEATPQSSGGSAWATITIDGSFADWPAEAQIWADPENDHGTGPSDIKAIWVANDSEYIYFRIDTWNAHDFPNAFNKLYLDTDLSAATGFDPYGAGLIASDLLIEGGTLWSEKDGNFNDGLIDTVGFAPFGVSATSWEWRVPRNLEHPAAVGGGAVFSASGFRILATSGSSVSDELAGPAAYTFAEPSVFATITVDGDTSDWPAAALVYSDAASDHAGAPSDVKAVWLANDADYIYLRIDTWNAHDYTAALNNIYFDTDLSPATGFHPHSLAFGSELLLQNAGVYSQKGGAFNEGAATSPGSKTVLLSPASGSATSWEWRIPRDLEHPGAGGPVFGAPGQSFFILVTSDNAGPAELAPDDPSTQVIWYIPAP from the coding sequence ATGAAACAGTCGTCCTCCCCCGCCCTCCTCGCTCTCGGACTGTCTGTCGTCGCGCTCGTTTCGAGCGCCCCGGCGGCGGCTCCCGTCGAACGCTTCACCAGCAGCGACACCTACTACATCTACTACGGCGGCTGGGACGCCGGCCTCGTCGCCACCGTCAAGGCCAACGGCTACAAAATTGTCGTCGTCGAGCCGAAAAACATCACCCGGACACTGGTCGCCGATCTGCAGAACGGCGCCGACGGCCTTCCCGGCACCGCCGATGACATCCGCGTGCTCGGCTACATCTCCTTCGGCGAGGACAACCGCGCCTCCATCTACGAGCGCGACGTCAACGGTGACTTCGTCTACGTGGACGGCCATCGCGTCATCAAGCCCGTGCCCGGCGGCACCGGCCCGCGCGTCGATCCCCGCGTCAACCCCTCCACCGATCCCATCGCCAGCACCCTCAACCCGGACGGTTCCGCCTCTCTCGGCGATCCCTCCCCCGGCGGCACCGGATACGCGTCCTTCTACCTCGACAACCCTCCCTTCGACGGCAAGCCCGACTTCAACGGCGAGTTCGCCGGCGCCTACGTCAACGCCGGTGACCCTGCGTGGTTCGACGTCCTCAAAGCCATGACCGAGGCCTCCGACGGCAACTGCGGCCTCGACGAAATCCTCACCACCACGGTCGGCAAGGGCCTCGGCTGCGACGGCATCTTCATCGACACCATCGACACCTGTGCCCCCAACTCCTTCAGCCCGGTCACCCAGTTCGAGTGGACCGCTCCCGGCTACCGCCAGCTCCTGCAAACCGTCCGCGGCGCTTACCCCGACAAGTTTCTTCTCCAGAATCGCGGCACCTTCTTTTTCCGCACCGATGTCGAGGCGTACAATTTCACCACGCGCCCCTTCATCGACGGCGTCTTTTTCGAAAGCTATTTTTCCGACAGCAACGATTTCGACACCCGCAGCCCCTACTTCAACGACAACAAGTACAACGTCGGCCTGAAGCTCTCCGCCGAAGCCGACCGCGCCGACGGCTTTTCCGTGCTCTCTCTCGGCTACCTCGAACCCCGCGCCGTCCGCGCCACCCTCGCCATCGACGGCGACGTCTCCGACTGGCCCTCCGAATCGCGTCTCCAGGTCAATGGCGCCTCGCCCGACGCCGGCGCGATCAAGGCCGTTTACGCCGCCAATGACGCCGACTACCTCTACCTGCGCATCAGCACCGATCCCGGCACCGATCTCAACACCGCCGGCTTCAACCTCTACATCGATACCGACGACATCGAGGACTTCGACGACGTCTCCGCCGAAGGTTACCTTCCCACCGGCGCAGAAAACCGCATCCGCTCCGAACTCCTCTACCAGAACGGCTCCCTCTACAGCCAGGACACCGGCGTCTTCAACCTCGGCCTCGTCGGCTCCGCTTCCGTCGCCTCCGATCTCGCGCAAACCGAGTGGGAGATCCGCATCCCCCGCGCCCTCACTCACCCGGCCACCCATTCCCGTTATCCCAATCAACCCGTCTTCGGTCCCGACGGTTCCCATATCCTCCTGCTCCTCACCCTCGATACCGGTTCCTCCACCGAATACTTCCCGATCATCAACGCCGACGGCTTCGAGAAAAATCTCGGCTATCGCTTCGAGCAGGCCGCCGGCTCCGTCTTCGACGAGGATTTTGTCGAGTCACAGCAAATCCAGGGCTGGCTCCTTTACCAGACCGACAAGTTCCTCAGCTTCGCGCCCAACACCCGCACCGCCGCCTGGAACACCGCGCATCCCGACACCGCCGCGCCCGTCTGGAGCACCACCGCCAACGGTTTCACCCCGCGCGAGGCCACCACCTTCGAGCCCCCGCGCGTCGGCATCCAGGCCGCCCTCCCCGGCGACGGCTCCGTCACCGTGCAATGGGACACCGCCAACGACCAGACCCGCCCCGTGCGTTACAAGATCTACTACGCTCCCTCCGCCTCCTCCCCGAGTACCGCCGACCTCACCGTCGCCCCGTGGCAAAACACCGGCTACGTCACCGGCACGCCGCCGGCCGACTACAGTTATCCGCGCAACGCCGCCACGTCATACGCCAACGAATACACCGTCACCGGCCTCGACAACGGCGTCGCTTACACCTTCGTCGTCCGCGCCGCCGACAGCGCCACGCCGGTCCACGAGGAGGCCAACACCGTCACCCTCGAAGCCACCCCGCAGAGCAGCGGCGGCTCCGCCTGGGCCACCATCACCATCGACGGCAGTTTCGCCGACTGGCCCGCCGAGGCGCAGATCTGGGCCGATCCGGAAAACGACCACGGCACCGGCCCCTCCGACATCAAGGCCATCTGGGTCGCCAACGATTCGGAGTATATCTACTTCCGCATCGACACCTGGAACGCCCACGATTTCCCCAACGCCTTCAACAAGCTCTATCTCGACACCGACCTTTCCGCCGCCACCGGCTTCGATCCGTACGGCGCCGGGCTCATCGCCAGCGACCTGCTCATCGAGGGGGGCACGCTCTGGAGCGAGAAGGACGGCAACTTCAACGACGGCCTCATCGACACCGTGGGCTTCGCCCCGTTCGGCGTATCCGCCACGAGCTGGGAATGGCGCGTCCCCCGCAACCTCGAGCACCCCGCCGCCGTCGGAGGCGGCGCGGTCTTCTCCGCATCCGGTTTCCGGATACTCGCCACCAGCGGCTCCTCCGTTTCGGACGAACTCGCCGGCCCGGCCGCCTACACCTTCGCCGAGCCGTCGGTGTTCGCCACCATCACCGTGGACGGCGACACCTCCGACTGGCCCGCGGCCGCCCTCGTCTATTCCGACGCCGCGTCCGACCATGCCGGCGCTCCCTCCGACGTGAAGGCCGTGTGGCTGGCCAACGATGCCGACTACATCTACCTGCGCATCGACACCTGGAACGCCCACGACTACACGGCGGCGCTGAACAACATCTACTTCGACACCGACCTCTCGCCGGCTACCGGTTTCCACCCCCATTCGCTCGCTTTCGGCTCGGAACTGCTGCTCCAGAATGCCGGCGTCTACAGCCAGAAAGGCGGAGCCTTCAACGAGGGCGCGGCCACGTCGCCGGGTTCCAAAACCGTGCTTCTCTCTCCCGCGAGCGGCAGCGCCACCTCCTGGGAGTGGCGCATCCCCCGCGACCTCGAGCATCCCGGCGCAGGCGGCCCGGTGTTCGGCGCTCCCGGCCAGTCGTTTTTCATCCTCGTGACCAGCGACAATGCCGGACCCGCCGAACTCGCGCCCGACGACCCGTCCACGCAAGTGATCTGGTACATCCCGGCCCCGTAA
- a CDS encoding LacI family transcriptional regulator has product MDIKKFSRLAGVSTATVSRAFSGRGRIREATRARIFELAAEHGYTPNIHAQRLNASRTSIIAVYYSFSTAPIFDYYNMELAQEIAKAAGARGYTTNLELGQKTGEPSPGLQRAAAGGGLDGIILVADSRAGALAFLQRFKSLPVVIIANDAWNLPEAAGLVRIQQESGINEAVSALKAAGHTRIGFIHGLADAAKHDAFLRALRMQGLDAASAPAASGPLSFEDGERAVGELLPAKVTAVLCSTDILALGAISGADKRGVRVPGDLSIVGIDNLSFTPFTRPPLASVGIPRTEIASAAVATLDQLVEDATATDGQQTPRQLIHTINTRFILRESLGPVTA; this is encoded by the coding sequence ATGGATATCAAAAAATTCTCCCGCCTTGCCGGTGTTTCCACTGCCACGGTCTCGCGCGCCTTTTCCGGCCGGGGCCGGATCCGCGAAGCCACCCGGGCCCGCATTTTCGAACTGGCCGCCGAGCACGGTTACACGCCCAACATCCACGCCCAGCGTCTCAACGCCAGCCGCACCTCGATCATCGCGGTCTATTACAGTTTCAGCACGGCGCCGATTTTCGACTACTACAACATGGAGCTGGCCCAGGAGATCGCCAAGGCGGCGGGGGCGCGCGGTTACACGACCAATCTCGAGCTGGGCCAGAAAACCGGGGAGCCGTCGCCCGGGCTCCAGCGCGCCGCCGCCGGCGGAGGACTGGACGGCATCATCCTCGTGGCGGATTCGCGCGCCGGCGCGCTCGCATTCCTGCAACGCTTCAAATCCCTGCCGGTTGTCATCATTGCCAACGACGCCTGGAACTTGCCCGAGGCTGCCGGTCTCGTCCGCATCCAGCAGGAGTCCGGCATCAACGAGGCGGTTTCAGCGCTGAAGGCCGCCGGGCACACACGCATCGGTTTTATCCACGGGCTGGCCGACGCCGCCAAGCACGACGCCTTTCTCCGCGCGCTCCGGATGCAGGGGCTCGATGCCGCGTCGGCTCCGGCCGCGTCCGGCCCGCTGTCGTTCGAGGACGGCGAACGTGCCGTCGGCGAACTGTTGCCGGCGAAGGTGACGGCGGTGCTTTGCTCGACCGACATCCTCGCGCTGGGCGCGATCAGCGGCGCGGACAAGCGCGGCGTGCGCGTGCCCGGGGATCTTTCGATCGTGGGTATCGACAATCTTTCGTTCACGCCTTTCACGCGTCCGCCGCTGGCCAGCGTCGGCATCCCGCGCACGGAGATCGCATCCGCGGCGGTGGCCACGCTCGACCAGCTCGTCGAGGACGCCACCGCGACCGATGGACAGCAGACGCCTCGTCAGTTGATCCACACGATCAACACCCGTTTTATCCTGCGCGAGTCGCTCGGCCCCGTCACCGCCTGA
- a CDS encoding glutamate--tRNA synthetase: MSQVRVRFAPSPTGFFHIGSARTALFNWLYARHTGGVFVLRVEDTDHARNSEEFLNVIYDSLRWLGLNWDEGPGVGGDYGPYRQSERASIYSEYLQKLADAGRTYEKDGAIWFRLEGERYEVFDEHRKKTVTKVRNKPVIIDDCIRGRVERTEDEDFVIVRSDGNPVFHLVNVVDDIAMKITHVIRGEDHLSNTSKHVELYQAFGAPVPAFAHIPLILKQHGPGKMSKRDQGALVEEYQRRGYLPEAVVNFLCLLGWSPKDDREKMPIEDIIRLFDFPGVNQSNARFDEKKMAHMNMVWLLELPADRFVSCARDYFEKQAPAAPALAAAPGYFRDVMLLAQPKIKSVEELPAYTAYFFTEDYPTDEKARGKILAKGEPKARLAELAAALAAPSADFSDDTAIETVIKDTATAHALGFGDYQPVARLAVTGLNAGPGLTSIFRLLGRDRVLARLTRFAATLRERKEPKDL, translated from the coding sequence ATGTCCCAGGTTCGCGTCCGTTTCGCACCCAGCCCGACCGGTTTTTTCCATATCGGCAGCGCCCGCACCGCGCTCTTCAACTGGCTCTACGCCCGCCACACCGGCGGCGTCTTCGTGCTCCGCGTCGAGGACACCGATCACGCCCGCAACAGCGAGGAGTTCCTCAACGTCATTTACGACAGCCTCCGCTGGCTCGGCCTGAACTGGGACGAAGGCCCCGGCGTCGGCGGCGACTACGGTCCCTACCGCCAGAGCGAACGCGCCTCCATTTACAGCGAGTACCTGCAAAAACTCGCCGACGCCGGCCGCACCTACGAAAAGGACGGCGCCATCTGGTTCCGGCTCGAAGGCGAGCGCTACGAGGTTTTCGACGAGCATCGCAAGAAGACCGTGACCAAGGTGCGCAACAAACCCGTCATCATCGACGACTGCATCCGCGGCCGCGTCGAGCGGACCGAAGACGAGGACTTCGTGATCGTCCGCTCCGACGGCAATCCTGTGTTCCACCTCGTCAACGTCGTGGACGACATTGCCATGAAAATCACCCACGTGATCCGCGGCGAGGATCATCTCTCCAACACCAGCAAGCATGTCGAGCTCTACCAGGCCTTCGGCGCGCCGGTGCCCGCCTTCGCGCACATCCCGCTCATCCTGAAGCAGCACGGCCCCGGCAAGATGTCCAAACGCGACCAGGGCGCGCTCGTCGAGGAGTATCAACGGCGCGGATACCTGCCCGAAGCCGTGGTCAATTTCCTCTGCCTGCTCGGCTGGAGTCCGAAAGACGACCGCGAAAAGATGCCGATCGAAGACATCATCCGTCTCTTCGATTTCCCCGGCGTCAACCAGAGCAACGCCCGTTTCGACGAGAAAAAGATGGCGCATATGAACATGGTCTGGCTGCTCGAACTCCCCGCCGACCGCTTTGTCTCCTGCGCCCGCGACTATTTCGAAAAACAGGCGCCCGCCGCGCCCGCGCTGGCCGCCGCGCCCGGGTATTTCCGCGACGTGATGCTGCTCGCGCAGCCCAAGATCAAGTCCGTCGAGGAACTGCCCGCCTACACCGCGTATTTTTTCACCGAGGATTATCCGACCGACGAAAAGGCGCGCGGGAAGATTCTCGCCAAAGGCGAGCCGAAAGCGCGCCTCGCCGAGCTCGCCGCCGCGCTCGCCGCGCCGTCCGCGGATTTCTCCGACGACACCGCCATCGAGACCGTGATCAAGGACACCGCCACCGCGCACGCCCTCGGTTTTGGCGACTACCAGCCGGTCGCTCGCCTGGCCGTGACCGGCCTCAACGCCGGTCCGGGCTTGACGAGCATTTTCCGGCTTCTCGGCCGCGACCGGGTGCTGGCCCGGCTGACCCGCTTCGCCGCGACACTCCGGGAACGCAAGGAGCCGAAAGATTTGTGA
- a CDS encoding protease encodes MTRFRIFLPSLPLVTLAIAAAALLVAALPPGVATLLQFDRAGFLAHGAIWPLFTSHLVHFGQNHLAWDVFALLVLGTMAERRSRFATVLTLSLAAPLIVLTVWIAQPQFITYRGLSGLDAALFALVATGILRDGLVCRPRHPFSVALGALALAGLIAKCSYEIFSGATLFVHTSSFAGTAHAFVPVPLAHLAGGVIGAMVGFFRDTHRCPVPVPAGTRSSAPPSPAPPSHGF; translated from the coding sequence ATGACCCGATTTCGCATATTCCTCCCCAGCCTCCCGCTCGTCACTCTCGCCATCGCCGCCGCGGCCTTGCTTGTCGCGGCGTTGCCTCCGGGGGTTGCCACTCTCCTCCAGTTCGATCGGGCCGGCTTCCTGGCGCACGGCGCCATCTGGCCGCTCTTCACCTCGCATCTTGTCCACTTCGGACAAAACCATCTGGCCTGGGATGTCTTTGCCCTCCTCGTCCTCGGCACGATGGCCGAGCGCCGTTCGCGCTTCGCGACCGTCCTCACGCTCTCGCTCGCCGCACCGCTCATCGTCCTGACAGTCTGGATCGCCCAACCGCAATTCATCACCTACCGCGGCCTCTCGGGACTCGACGCCGCCCTCTTTGCGCTTGTTGCGACCGGTATCCTTCGCGACGGACTCGTTTGCCGTCCCCGCCACCCGTTTTCTGTCGCCCTCGGGGCACTCGCTCTCGCCGGTCTGATCGCCAAATGCAGCTACGAGATCTTTTCGGGTGCCACGCTGTTCGTTCACACGTCTTCGTTTGCCGGCACCGCCCATGCGTTTGTCCCTGTGCCGCTGGCGCATCTTGCCGGAGGTGTCATAGGCGCGATGGTCGGCTTTTTCCGGGATACTCACCGCTGCCCGGTTCCAGTACCCGCCGGCACCCGTTCCTCCGCCCCGCCCTCTCCCGCCCCGCCATCGCACGGGTTTTGA